A window of Plasmodium malariae genome assembly, chromosome: 5 contains these coding sequences:
- the PmUG01_05034800 gene encoding LETM1-like protein, putative gives MGLRSIKVTYRFLSTRGHGDLKKKLYSYSKIIEASNANTVHYNDVNEERRKRLAWKLCSATAATTAAATTAAATTAAATTAAATTAAATSTAGTTASIASTWQNPLCLIDANLFSNRISHNYDKAAVRINKWILAKGKHFTINSIIKKSFSTKYQSAQTDKNIEQKKVKLDGSNIETRKELIMAEDQKGRTQKVPSPLNESWEHHKNSIMGNKTNHETNHETNHKTNHETNHKTNHETNQEAKNGINNMDSHVVSNANCSNSSNSAHDLENQGKGNEEHATMINMIKKKKLKTNDSENKINKICKKSASGLKYAFSIIKTTCAQIKIIILQPSMLRVYYGDLKKNVKHTIVWVKTGILLFLTNMKISKNLIIKRLKGYRLSYSEYKLLIRTMNDMFKLIPFSFFIIIPFAEFLLPLFLKIYPDLLPSTFKNNDDNFNKIKKNLYAKQQLAKFLQQLIEEKEKQLNENIGIDSDKKKKILNKFHQQLINKDEKDVNPFLSVADTLKIAKIFKDDFVLDQMNLKTLQTICHLLGLKPYGMHYHVVLQLRHHFLRLQREDRELIYEGVDNLKKNTLIEICKDRGMNYNITEKEMKIQIQQWLELASIKEVPYILLLYIRCVVITHAIMDIQDTDKTSCSLNNENITKSGNIDDKQKLIQEAKEKLDDLKMKELEIKKNINKETNEEVIENKENKIKMNFLKKNKYMQNELNMLRQICDLQHNELKIAFTSLTDLAEKRQSCDINEIIKNMSERLQHIEKHINELNAHKQVEMDEYFYPEEEKTDDVVSIKS, from the exons atggGACTGCGCTCAATCAAAGTAACATACAGATTCCTCTCAACACGTGGACATGgggatttaaaaaaaaaattatatagctatagtaaaattatagaaGCAAGCAATGCAAATACAGTCCATTATAATGATGTGAACGAGGAACGAAGGAAAAGACTGGCGTGGAAGTTATGTTCAGCTACGGCTGCTACTACTGCTGCTGCTACTACTGCTGCTGCTACTACTGCGGCTGCTACTACTGCTGCTGCTACTACTGCGGCTGCTACTTCAACTGCTGGTACTACTGCTAGTATTGCATCGACGTGGCAAAATCCGCTTTGTTTGATAGATGCAAATTTATTTAGCAACAGAATAAGTCATAACTATGACAAAGCGGCAGTAAGGATAAACAAATGGATATTAGCAAAAGGGAAGCACTTCACAataaatagtataataaaaaaatcgTTTTCAACAAAATATCAAAGCGCCCAAACAGATAAGAATATAgagcaaaaaaaagtaaaactaGACGGTAGTAATATTGAAACACGTAAAGAACTAATAATGGCGGAGGATCAAAAAGGACGTACACAGAAGGTGCCTTCTCCTTTGAACGAAAGCTGGGAACATCATAAGAACAGTATAATGGGAAATAAAACAAACCACGAAACGAACCACGAAACGAACCACAAAACGAACCACGAAACGAATCACAAAACGAACCACGAAACGAACCAAGAGGCGAAGAATGGAATAAACAATATGGATAGCCACGTAGTCAGTAATGCTAATTGCAGCAATAGTAGTAACAGCGCACATGACCTGGAAAACCAGGGAAAGGGGAATGAAGAACATGCTACTATGATTAACATgataaagaagaagaaattGAAGACAAATGATAgtgaaaacaaaattaataaaatttgtaaaaagaGTGCAAGTGGATTAAAATATGCTTTttcaattataaaaacaacgtgtgcacaaataaaaattataatattacagCCATCGATGTTAAGAGTGTATTATGGagatttgaaaaaaaatgtaaagcaTACGATTGTTTGGGTTAAAACAggtattcttttatttttaacaaatatgaaaatttcaaaaaatttaattattaaaagattAAAAGGATATAGATTGTCATATTctgaatataaattattaatcaGAACAATGAATGATATGTTCAAATTAATtccattttccttttttataataatacctTTTGCTGAGTTTCTACttcctctttttttgaaaatctATCCTGACTTATTGCCAtcaacttttaaaaataatgatgataattttaataaaataaaaaaaaatttatatgcaaAACAACAGCTAGCCAAATTTTTGCAGCAATTAATTGAGgagaaagaaaaacaattaaatgaaaatataggTATAGAttctgataaaaaaaaaaaaattttaaataaatttcatcAACAACTTATTAATAAAGATGAAAAAGATGTTAATCCATTCTTAAGTGTAGCagatacattaaaaatagctaaaatttttaaagatgATTTTGTACTAGATCAGATGAACTTAAAAACATTACAAACAATATGCCATTTACTTGGATTGAAACCATATGGAATGCATTATCATGTTGTTTTGCAATTAAGGCATCATTTTTTAAGACTACAAAGAGAAGACAGAGAACTAATTTATGAAGGGgttgataatttaaaaaagaatacattGATAGAAATATGCAAAGATAGAGGAATGAATTACAATATCacagaaaaagaaatgaaaatacaaatacaacAATGGTTAGAATTAGCTAGTATTAAAGAAGTTCCATATATCTTACTTCTATATATTAGGTGTGTAGTTATTACACATGCAATTATGGATATTCAGGACACCGATAAAACAAGTTGTagtttaaataatgaaaatattacaaaaagtGGAAACATAGATGATAAACAGAAACTAATACAGGAAGCTAAAGAAAAATTGGACGAtctaaaaatgaaagaactagaaattaaaaaaaatattaacaaagaAACTAATGAAGAAGTTATTGAGAACAAGGAGAATAAGATCAAAatgaattttcttaaaaaaaataaatacatgcaAAATGAATTAAACATGTTAAGGCAAATTTGTGATTTGCAGCACAA CGAACTAAAGATTGCCTTCACTTCATTGACCGACTTGGCCGAGAAGAGACAGTCCT GtgatattaatgaaataataaaaaacatgtCCGAAAGACTCCAACATAttgaaaaacatataaacgAGTTGAATGCACACAAACAAGTAGAAATG GATGAATATTTCTATCCGGAAGAAGAGAAAACCGATGACGTCGTGAGTATAAAGAGTTGA